A single Stutzerimonas stutzeri DNA region contains:
- a CDS encoding phosphoheptose isomerase: MDMQSRIRQLFQASIETKQSAMEVLAPSIEQAGQVMVNTLLSEGKILTCGNGGSAGDAQHFSSELLNRFERERPSLPAIALTTDSSTLTSIANDYSYNEVFSKQIRALGQPGDVLLAISTSGNSANVIQAIQAAHDREMIVVALTGRDGGGMASLLLPEDVEIRVPAKVTARIQEVHLLAIHCLCDLIDNQLFGSEE, encoded by the coding sequence ATGGACATGCAATCCCGTATACGTCAGCTTTTCCAGGCCAGCATCGAGACCAAGCAGAGCGCCATGGAAGTCCTCGCCCCAAGCATCGAGCAGGCCGGACAGGTCATGGTCAACACACTGCTCAGCGAAGGGAAGATTCTGACCTGCGGCAACGGCGGATCAGCCGGCGATGCCCAGCATTTCTCCTCGGAGCTGCTCAACCGCTTCGAGCGCGAGCGCCCGAGCCTGCCCGCCATCGCCCTGACCACAGACAGCTCGACGCTGACGTCGATCGCCAACGACTACAGCTACAACGAGGTCTTTTCCAAACAGATCCGCGCACTGGGCCAGCCGGGCGACGTGCTGCTGGCAATCTCCACCAGCGGCAATTCGGCCAACGTCATCCAGGCGATACAGGCGGCACATGACCGCGAGATGATAGTGGTCGCGCTCACAGGCCGCGACGGCGGCGGAATGGCCTCGCTGCTGCTACCGGAAGATGTCGAGATTCGCGTGCCGGCCAAGGTCACGGCGCGTATTCAGGAAGTCCATCTGCTCGCCATTCACTGCCTGTGCGACCTGATCGACAACCAACTGTTCGGGAGCGAAGAATGA
- the rsmH gene encoding 16S rRNA (cytosine(1402)-N(4))-methyltransferase RsmH: MSQTSSYNHVTVLLDEAVAALAVRPDGRYLDGTFGRGGHSRLLLRQLGPDGCLLGFDKDPLAIATGQALAAEDGRFVVVQRSFAELGAEVAQRGWIGTVSGVLLDLGVSSPQLDDPERGFSFLNDGPLDMRMDPSRGVSAAEWIATAGEEDIARVFKDYGEERFAKRMARAVVQRRIERPFERTADLAQVLTVANPAWEKGKNPATRAFQGLRIFINNELGDLEAGLDAALEALEIGGRLVVISFHSLEDRIVKQFMRRHAKGEADTLPRDLPIIPEKFVPRLKLLGKPQYASAEEVKANPRSRSAVMRVAEKLR, translated from the coding sequence GTGAGCCAGACCAGCAGCTATAACCATGTGACCGTGTTGCTCGACGAGGCCGTTGCGGCCCTCGCGGTGCGCCCGGATGGCCGCTATCTGGACGGAACCTTCGGGCGCGGCGGACATAGCCGTCTTCTGCTGCGGCAGCTTGGGCCTGATGGCTGTTTGCTAGGGTTCGACAAAGACCCGCTAGCGATCGCTACGGGGCAAGCACTGGCGGCCGAGGATGGCCGCTTTGTCGTTGTGCAGAGAAGTTTCGCCGAGCTCGGTGCCGAAGTCGCGCAACGCGGCTGGATCGGCACTGTCAGCGGCGTGCTGCTGGATTTGGGTGTGTCGTCGCCGCAGCTCGACGATCCCGAGCGCGGCTTCAGTTTTCTCAACGATGGTCCGCTGGACATGCGCATGGACCCCAGCCGCGGTGTCAGTGCCGCCGAGTGGATCGCCACTGCCGGCGAAGAAGACATCGCGCGGGTTTTCAAGGATTACGGCGAGGAGCGCTTCGCCAAGCGCATGGCCCGTGCTGTCGTTCAGCGTCGAATCGAGCGGCCCTTCGAGCGCACGGCCGATCTCGCGCAGGTACTGACAGTCGCCAATCCCGCCTGGGAGAAGGGCAAGAACCCGGCCACTCGTGCCTTCCAGGGGTTGCGTATTTTCATCAACAACGAGCTTGGCGACCTGGAAGCCGGGCTTGATGCCGCGCTGGAGGCGCTCGAAATCGGCGGGCGACTGGTCGTGATCAGCTTTCACTCGCTTGAAGACCGCATCGTCAAACAGTTCATGCGTCGTCATGCCAAGGGCGAGGCCGATACCCTGCCGCGCGATCTGCCGATCATCCCCGAGAAGTTCGTGCCGCGCCTCAAGCTGCTGGGTAAACCTCAGTACGCGTCTGCCGAAGAGGTCAAGGCCAACCCTCGCTCACGCAGTGCCGTGATGCGCGTAGCGGAGAAGCTACGGTGA
- a CDS encoding cytochrome b: protein MSKFMEWVDARFPATKMWEDHLSKYYAPKNFNVLYFFGSLALLVLVNQILTGIWLTMSFEPSAEGAFASVEYIMRDVEYGWIIRYLHSTGASAFFVVVYLHMFRGILYGSYQKPRELVWIFGMMIYLALMAEAFMGYLLPWGQMSYWGAQVIISLFGAIPVIGADLTQWIRGDYLISGITLNRFFALHVIALPIVILGLVVLHILALHEVGSNNPMGVDIKKSKDEAGVPLDGIPFHPYYTVKDIVGVVVFLFVFCAIVFFFPEMGGYFLEKPNFEVANAFKTPEHIAPVWYFTPYYAILRAVPDKLLGVIAMGAAIAVLFVLPWLDRSPVKSMRYKGWMSKIALVLFCISFIILGVLGVLSPTPERTLVSRICTAIYFGYFILMPFYTKLEKTKVVPQRVAG, encoded by the coding sequence ATGAGCAAGTTCATGGAGTGGGTCGATGCGCGCTTCCCCGCGACCAAGATGTGGGAAGACCATCTCAGCAAGTATTACGCACCGAAGAACTTCAACGTCCTGTACTTCTTCGGCTCATTGGCCCTGCTGGTTCTGGTCAACCAGATTCTCACCGGTATCTGGCTGACGATGAGCTTCGAGCCCTCGGCCGAAGGTGCGTTCGCGTCCGTCGAATACATCATGCGTGACGTGGAGTACGGCTGGATCATTCGCTACCTGCATTCGACGGGAGCTTCGGCGTTCTTCGTCGTGGTCTATCTGCACATGTTCCGCGGCATCCTCTACGGCTCCTACCAGAAGCCGCGCGAGCTGGTGTGGATCTTCGGGATGATGATCTACCTGGCATTGATGGCCGAAGCCTTCATGGGCTACCTGCTGCCGTGGGGCCAGATGTCCTACTGGGGCGCGCAGGTGATCATCTCGCTGTTCGGCGCCATTCCGGTCATCGGCGCGGACCTGACGCAGTGGATTCGGGGTGACTACCTGATCTCCGGCATCACGCTGAACCGCTTCTTCGCGCTGCATGTCATCGCGTTGCCGATCGTGATCCTCGGGCTGGTCGTGTTGCACATCCTGGCGCTGCACGAGGTCGGTTCGAACAACCCGATGGGTGTGGACATCAAGAAGAGCAAGGACGAGGCGGGCGTGCCGCTTGATGGCATTCCGTTCCATCCCTACTACACGGTCAAGGATATCGTCGGTGTGGTGGTGTTCCTGTTCGTGTTTTGCGCAATCGTGTTCTTCTTCCCGGAGATGGGTGGTTACTTCCTCGAGAAGCCGAACTTCGAAGTGGCGAACGCCTTCAAGACCCCTGAACATATCGCGCCGGTCTGGTACTTCACGCCTTACTACGCAATCCTTCGGGCGGTTCCGGACAAGCTCCTCGGCGTAATCGCCATGGGTGCTGCCATCGCCGTGCTGTTCGTGCTGCCGTGGCTGGATCGCAGTCCGGTGAAGTCCATGCGCTACAAGGGCTGGATGAGCAAGATCGCGCTGGTGTTGTTCTGCATCTCCTTCATCATCCTTGGCGTACTCGGCGTGCTTTCCCCTACGCCTGAGCGTACGTTGGTATCTCGGATCTGTACTGCTATCTACTTCGGTTACTTCATCCTGATGCCGTTCTACACCAAGCTTGAGAAGACCAAAGTAGTTCCGCAGAGGGTGGCTGGCTGA
- a CDS encoding BON domain-containing protein has translation MNSVRLHALTLALCIAVTGCSSVLTATRDDPINDNRGTRTIGSTIDDSLIETKASVNIAKAHPDLDRASHIVVASYNGVVLLAGQVPRAELKQMAEQAVSSVQRVKRVHNELQILTPSSALARSNDSWLTTKIKAQMLTDASVPGSRIKVITENGIVYLLGLVTREEGNRATSVVQGVSGVQRIVKLFEYID, from the coding sequence ATGAATTCGGTTCGACTGCACGCACTTACGCTCGCCCTGTGCATAGCCGTTACCGGCTGCAGCTCGGTGCTGACCGCCACGCGCGACGACCCCATCAATGACAACCGAGGCACTCGAACGATCGGCAGCACCATCGACGACTCGCTGATCGAAACCAAAGCATCCGTGAATATCGCCAAGGCCCATCCAGACCTGGATCGGGCATCCCACATCGTCGTCGCCAGTTACAACGGTGTGGTGCTGTTGGCCGGTCAGGTCCCACGTGCAGAGCTCAAGCAGATGGCCGAGCAGGCTGTCAGCTCGGTGCAACGCGTCAAGCGCGTGCACAACGAGCTGCAGATACTGACTCCCTCCTCTGCCCTGGCTCGCAGCAATGATTCCTGGCTAACGACCAAGATCAAGGCCCAGATGCTTACCGATGCGAGCGTTCCGGGTTCGCGCATCAAAGTCATCACCGAGAACGGCATCGTGTATCTGCTAGGCCTCGTGACCCGCGAGGAAGGCAACCGCGCCACGAGCGTGGTGCAAGGCGTTTCCGGCGTGCAACGCATCGTCAAGCTCTTCGAATACATCGACTAG
- the mraZ gene encoding division/cell wall cluster transcriptional repressor MraZ, protein MFRGANAISLDAKGRLAMPSRYRDELVSRCEGQLIITIDAVDRCLCIYPLPEWEQIEAKLRELPSLREESRRLQRLLIGNAVDLEMDGTGRVLVPPRLREYAGLDKKAMLVGQLNKFSLWNEDDWNAQADADLAAIKQPGALPEELRDLIL, encoded by the coding sequence GTGTTTCGCGGAGCAAACGCCATCAGTCTCGATGCCAAAGGGCGGCTAGCTATGCCCAGCCGGTATCGTGACGAGCTTGTTTCGCGTTGCGAGGGCCAGTTGATCATCACCATCGACGCCGTTGATCGCTGCCTCTGCATCTACCCGCTTCCGGAATGGGAACAGATTGAAGCCAAGCTCCGCGAGCTGCCGTCGCTGCGAGAGGAAAGTCGACGACTGCAGCGCCTGCTGATCGGTAATGCAGTCGATCTGGAGATGGACGGCACTGGCCGGGTACTGGTGCCGCCCCGTTTGCGTGAATACGCGGGTCTGGACAAGAAGGCCATGCTGGTAGGCCAGCTGAACAAGTTCAGCTTATGGAACGAGGACGACTGGAACGCGCAAGCAGATGCGGACCTGGCGGCCATTAAACAACCCGGCGCATTGCCGGAAGAATTGCGTGATCTAATCCTGTGA
- a CDS encoding cytochrome c1, translating to MKKQIAALILALVPAFGFAAVGGAPLDKVDIDLTDKAALQDGLKTFANYCMGCHGAQYQRYERVATDLGIPEDVMLENIVFSDAKIGDHMKIGMTPEEGKTWFGAAPPDLTLVARVRGNDWLYTYLRSFYEDPARPYGVNNTVFPNVGMPHVLAPLQGRQVLPSKLPEGESVACKQVQVVEDGRKQFDPLTGTPITHEDCHAMTVVPGTGELTEAEYDEKVKNLVTFLAYSANPVKLESQRIGTYVLLFLAFFFVFAYLLKREYWKDVH from the coding sequence ATGAAAAAGCAAATTGCTGCATTGATTCTTGCACTGGTGCCGGCATTTGGTTTCGCCGCTGTTGGTGGTGCTCCCCTTGATAAGGTCGATATCGACCTGACCGACAAGGCGGCGTTGCAGGATGGACTGAAAACCTTCGCCAACTACTGCATGGGTTGTCATGGCGCGCAGTACCAGCGTTACGAGCGCGTCGCGACTGACCTGGGTATCCCCGAGGACGTCATGCTCGAGAATATCGTCTTCAGTGACGCCAAGATTGGTGACCACATGAAGATCGGCATGACACCCGAGGAAGGCAAGACCTGGTTTGGCGCGGCGCCGCCGGACCTGACGCTGGTGGCACGGGTTCGTGGCAATGATTGGCTGTACACCTACCTGCGCAGCTTCTACGAGGACCCTGCGCGTCCGTATGGCGTCAACAATACCGTGTTCCCGAACGTGGGCATGCCTCACGTACTGGCGCCGCTGCAGGGCCGTCAGGTGCTGCCAAGCAAGCTGCCAGAAGGCGAGTCGGTGGCATGCAAGCAGGTTCAGGTCGTCGAGGATGGTCGTAAGCAGTTCGATCCGCTGACCGGCACCCCGATCACGCACGAAGATTGTCACGCTATGACGGTCGTGCCCGGCACCGGTGAGTTGACCGAGGCGGAGTACGACGAGAAGGTCAAGAATCTCGTGACGTTCCTGGCCTACTCGGCAAACCCGGTCAAACTGGAAAGCCAGCGCATTGGTACTTACGTGCTGCTGTTCCTGGCGTTCTTCTTCGTATTCGCCTATCTGCTCAAGCGGGAATACTGGAAAGACGTCCACTGA
- the rsmI gene encoding 16S rRNA (cytidine(1402)-2'-O)-methyltransferase, producing the protein MTAPDAVNSAAGTLYVVATPIGNLEDISARALRVLAEVALIAAEDTRHSARLLQHYGITTPLAACHEHNERDEGSRFIRRLLAGEDVALVSDAGTPLISDPGYHLVRQARQAGIKVVPLPGACALIAALCAAGLPSDRFVFEGFLPAKQVARCARLEHLREEPRTLIFYEAPHRILDALCDLEAVFGADRPAVLGRELTKTFETLKGLPLGELRHWVAGDSNQQRGECVLVVGGWQAPQGDEAVDANARRVLQLLLAELPVKRAAAVAAEITGVRKNLLYQLALQDKGSNQ; encoded by the coding sequence GTGACTGCGCCAGATGCCGTGAATTCCGCTGCGGGCACCCTCTATGTCGTGGCCACGCCCATCGGCAATCTTGAGGATATCAGCGCGCGGGCGCTGCGCGTGTTGGCGGAGGTGGCGCTGATTGCCGCAGAAGATACCCGTCATTCCGCTCGGCTGTTGCAGCATTACGGCATCACCACGCCATTGGCCGCCTGCCACGAACACAATGAGCGGGACGAAGGCAGCCGCTTCATCAGGCGGCTTCTGGCCGGCGAGGACGTGGCGCTTGTTTCCGATGCGGGAACACCTTTGATATCCGACCCTGGCTACCATCTGGTCAGGCAGGCTCGCCAAGCTGGGATCAAGGTTGTTCCATTGCCGGGAGCCTGTGCGTTGATCGCCGCGCTATGCGCTGCAGGCCTGCCGTCCGATCGTTTCGTTTTCGAGGGGTTTCTGCCTGCCAAGCAGGTCGCGCGCTGCGCTCGGCTGGAGCATCTGCGCGAGGAGCCGCGCACGCTGATTTTCTATGAAGCGCCGCATCGTATTCTGGACGCTCTGTGCGACCTGGAGGCGGTGTTCGGGGCGGATCGACCGGCTGTGCTGGGCCGTGAGCTCACCAAGACATTCGAGACGCTGAAGGGGCTGCCGCTCGGCGAGCTGCGTCACTGGGTGGCGGGCGACAGCAATCAGCAGCGCGGCGAGTGCGTGCTCGTCGTGGGAGGATGGCAGGCGCCCCAGGGCGATGAGGCGGTGGACGCAAACGCGCGCCGCGTGCTGCAGCTGCTGTTGGCCGAGCTGCCGGTCAAGCGTGCCGCGGCGGTTGCCGCCGAGATAACTGGCGTGAGAAAGAACCTGCTGTATCAGCTCGCTCTGCAGGACAAGGGCTCGAACCAATGA
- the ftsL gene encoding cell division protein FtsL, with product MPNGSLLMLVLFISVLLSAIAVAYSAHWNRQLLNELYGELSVRDKAQAEWGRLILEQSTWTAHSRIETLASEQLKMHIPEAADVRLVAQ from the coding sequence ATGCCCAACGGCAGCCTGCTGATGCTGGTGCTGTTCATTTCCGTGCTGCTGTCGGCAATTGCGGTTGCCTATAGCGCGCACTGGAACCGCCAACTGCTCAATGAGCTGTATGGCGAGCTGAGCGTGCGCGACAAGGCGCAGGCCGAGTGGGGGCGCCTGATACTGGAGCAAAGCACCTGGACGGCGCACAGTCGTATCGAGACGCTGGCCTCCGAGCAGTTGAAGATGCACATCCCCGAAGCGGCGGATGTCAGGTTGGTGGCCCAATGA
- a CDS encoding YraN family protein — MTTSRQVSGQLAEDQAQRLLERHGLRLLCRNWTCRSGELDLVMLDGDTVVFVEVRYRRHAGWGGALESVDVRKQQKLIKAAQLFLMKESRWAKHPCRFDVVAIGATTGAAQPPNWIRNAFDS, encoded by the coding sequence TTGACCACCAGCAGGCAAGTCAGCGGGCAGCTCGCCGAAGACCAGGCGCAGCGCCTTCTGGAGCGGCATGGTCTGCGCCTGCTGTGCCGCAACTGGACATGCCGTAGCGGCGAGCTTGATCTGGTCATGCTCGATGGCGATACAGTAGTATTCGTCGAGGTTCGCTACAGGCGCCACGCCGGATGGGGCGGTGCGCTCGAGAGCGTCGATGTGCGCAAACAGCAGAAACTGATCAAGGCAGCGCAGCTGTTCCTGATGAAGGAGAGCCGCTGGGCAAAACACCCCTGCCGCTTCGACGTCGTCGCCATAGGCGCAACGACCGGGGCGGCACAGCCGCCCAACTGGATCCGCAATGCGTTCGATAGCTGA
- a CDS encoding glutathione S-transferase N-terminal domain-containing protein, giving the protein MAATNRLACYSDPADHYSHRVRYVLAEKGVSVEIIDVDPAHCPVRLTEVNPYASVPTLVDRDLALYEPNVITEYLEERYPHPPLLPVYPVARANTRLLVHRVQRDWCALVDRIADRRTADGARVQARKELRESLTGVSPIFAERPFFMSDEISLVDCCLLPILWRLPKLGIELPRAAKPLLDYMETNFAREAFQVSLSAVERGMR; this is encoded by the coding sequence ATGGCCGCTACCAATCGGTTGGCCTGCTATTCCGATCCCGCCGACCATTATTCGCATCGCGTGCGCTATGTGCTTGCCGAGAAAGGCGTCAGTGTCGAGATAATCGATGTCGACCCTGCGCACTGTCCGGTCCGGTTGACCGAGGTGAATCCTTACGCCAGTGTTCCGACGCTGGTGGATCGTGACCTGGCGCTGTATGAGCCGAACGTGATCACGGAGTATCTGGAGGAGCGTTATCCGCACCCGCCATTGCTTCCGGTGTACCCCGTGGCCAGGGCTAATACCCGGCTCCTGGTGCACAGGGTCCAGCGAGACTGGTGTGCGCTGGTGGACCGGATTGCCGATCGCCGTACTGCCGATGGAGCAAGGGTGCAGGCGCGAAAGGAACTGCGCGAAAGCCTGACCGGCGTATCGCCGATATTCGCTGAGCGACCGTTCTTCATGAGTGATGAGATCAGCCTGGTGGACTGCTGTCTGTTGCCCATCCTGTGGCGTTTGCCCAAACTCGGAATCGAGTTGCCGCGGGCGGCGAAGCCGCTGCTCGACTACATGGAAACGAATTTTGCTCGGGAGGCCTTTCAGGTCAGTCTATCCGCCGTTGAGCGCGGCATGCGCTAA
- a CDS encoding ClpXP protease specificity-enhancing factor gives MTSGRPYLVRALYEWIVDNDCTPHLLVNVEHPGVQVPDGFASDGQIVLNVAPSAVRHLQMDNRAISFEGRFGGVPHSLHVPSAAVMAIYARENGQGMVFEIEPTPPDDTPPADDSPADNSASSRPASSGRPSLKVVK, from the coding sequence ATGACTTCAGGTCGTCCTTATCTGGTACGGGCGTTGTATGAGTGGATCGTGGATAACGATTGCACCCCGCACCTGCTGGTCAATGTCGAACATCCGGGCGTTCAGGTGCCTGATGGCTTCGCCAGCGACGGTCAGATCGTGTTGAACGTGGCGCCCAGCGCGGTTCGTCATCTGCAGATGGACAACCGGGCGATCAGTTTCGAAGGTCGCTTTGGTGGTGTCCCGCATAGCTTGCACGTTCCGTCCGCGGCGGTCATGGCGATCTATGCGCGCGAGAACGGCCAGGGGATGGTGTTCGAGATCGAGCCTACCCCGCCGGATGACACCCCGCCGGCTGACGATTCGCCCGCTGACAACAGCGCATCCTCACGCCCCGCTTCGTCCGGGCGCCCTAGCCTGAAAGTCGTCAAATAA
- a CDS encoding penicillin-binding protein activator, producing the protein MMARFRPFLFLCIAAVLSACATSPTSTLGELPRTPQATTQQLLKEADASDPAEAALLRLSAADQSMQQGNQAQARQILDQVAVEQLMPAQQMFAKTLEAELALADSDPQRALQALQHPAFARLAELPVEQQLRTQLARARAFEANGQPLDAARERTFIAPLLSGPAAQENHETIWSLVSALPAEQLQPTADADLSGWLSLAATVKQAGTLTQQQRGIDAWVQQHPNHPAAQRLPEPLIKLRELADKPLSHVALLLPMDGSLASVARALRDGFLAAHLAEQQDLKIELFDSTRLSSLDEFYRQASASGVELVIGPLEKDMVRQLADREQLPITTLALNYSDADQKAPPQLFQFGLAAEDEAREVARRAWADGHRRAVALTPRGDWGNRVFQAFRQEWQELGGTVVAAEPLAEPIELASQIADLLQVRSSDSSSQRSTSEPQPTRRQDVDFLFLAATPQQAQQVRPTLIFQYAGDLPVYATSHLHAATDNRTQYLDLEGIRFTETPWLLDPALPLRQEIERKWPQARGSLGRLYAMGADAYLLAPRLNQLLALPETQLEGLSGTLSITPEHRIERHLPWAEFRDGQVQPLPETPY; encoded by the coding sequence ATGATGGCTCGCTTTCGCCCGTTTCTCTTTTTATGCATTGCTGCCGTGCTTTCGGCCTGTGCCACCTCGCCGACCTCGACCCTGGGCGAGCTTCCGCGCACGCCACAGGCCACAACGCAACAATTGCTGAAGGAAGCCGATGCCAGCGACCCAGCCGAAGCCGCCCTGTTACGGCTGTCAGCGGCCGACCAGAGCATGCAGCAAGGCAACCAGGCGCAAGCCCGGCAGATACTCGACCAGGTCGCCGTCGAGCAACTGATGCCAGCCCAACAGATGTTCGCCAAAACCCTGGAAGCGGAACTGGCGCTGGCCGATAGCGACCCGCAACGCGCCCTTCAAGCCCTGCAACACCCTGCCTTCGCACGCCTCGCGGAATTACCCGTGGAACAACAGTTGCGCACCCAACTGGCACGCGCCCGCGCATTCGAAGCGAATGGCCAGCCACTCGATGCGGCGCGCGAGCGCACCTTCATCGCACCCCTGCTGAGCGGCCCTGCGGCACAGGAAAATCACGAAACCATCTGGTCGCTGGTATCGGCGCTGCCGGCCGAGCAGCTGCAACCGACCGCCGACGCGGACCTGTCCGGCTGGCTGTCGCTGGCGGCCACGGTCAAACAGGCCGGCACCCTCACGCAGCAGCAGCGCGGTATCGACGCATGGGTCCAGCAGCACCCTAACCATCCCGCTGCACAACGCCTGCCAGAACCGCTGATAAAGCTTCGGGAGCTGGCAGACAAACCCTTGTCCCACGTAGCGCTCCTGCTGCCCATGGACGGGTCATTGGCCAGCGTTGCGCGCGCCCTGCGTGACGGCTTTCTCGCGGCTCACCTGGCCGAGCAGCAAGACCTGAAAATCGAGCTGTTCGACAGCACCCGCCTGTCCTCGCTGGACGAGTTCTACCGGCAAGCGAGTGCCTCTGGAGTCGAACTGGTCATCGGCCCTCTGGAAAAGGATATGGTGCGCCAACTGGCCGACCGCGAGCAGCTGCCGATCACCACCCTGGCGCTCAACTACAGCGACGCAGATCAAAAGGCACCCCCTCAGCTATTCCAGTTCGGCCTGGCTGCCGAAGACGAAGCGCGGGAAGTGGCGCGCCGGGCATGGGCCGACGGACACCGTCGCGCGGTCGCCCTGACACCTCGTGGCGACTGGGGCAATCGAGTGTTCCAGGCGTTTCGCCAGGAGTGGCAGGAACTCGGCGGGACAGTGGTTGCAGCAGAACCCCTTGCCGAGCCTATTGAACTGGCCAGCCAGATCGCCGACCTGCTGCAGGTACGCAGCAGCGACAGCAGCAGTCAGCGCAGCACCTCCGAACCCCAGCCGACGCGCCGCCAGGATGTCGACTTCCTGTTCCTGGCAGCCACTCCGCAGCAGGCGCAGCAAGTCAGGCCCACCCTGATCTTCCAGTATGCGGGCGACCTACCGGTCTATGCCACCTCGCACCTGCATGCCGCCACCGACAACCGCACCCAATACCTCGATCTCGAAGGCATTCGCTTCACCGAAACACCTTGGCTGCTCGACCCCGCACTCCCCCTTCGCCAGGAGATCGAGCGCAAGTGGCCTCAAGCGCGCGGCAGTCTCGGCAGGCTCTATGCCATGGGCGCCGACGCCTATTTGCTGGCGCCACGCCTGAATCAGCTACTGGCACTGCCGGAGACACAGCTCGAGGGCCTATCCGGCACGCTGAGCATTACGCCAGAACATCGCATCGAACGACACCTGCCATGGGCCGAGTTCCGTGACGGCCAGGTTCAACCGCTCCCGGAAACGCCCTATTGA